The window TGTCAAATAAGCATATCAAGTATATCATTCTGAACAAATGAATACACATGGTTAAGACTAGAGGACAAGCTGAAATTATCGTTACCTGTATGTGATGAGAGAGACAACTTCTCTTCTTGTGCCATTTAACCTGCATGTGAAATTGACTTGGGACTTGGGAGTGTGATATATCAAGAAaggatatataaatatataacaagtttACCTCATAATTTTCTTGAGATTTTCATATTTTATATAGCGAATCTGCATAATGGCAGTGCACTTATAAGTCACTGAGCCAATTAGTTCTTGCAGGAAAGAGGTGAGCACATTCCACCAGAAGAATCTTTTGATGTGGCAAGGAGAGTGAAAGAAATGTACTGCTATACATGTTCAGATATTGTGAAGGTATTAACTACTACAATAAATACATGAACTGTCAATTATTGAAACATGGATAGTATATGTTCTCGTTTATTCTAGGATGAGTGTTACTTCAAAAGGAAGGATTGCTTTTACCTCATAATAGCATTGCAGTTGACTGACTGTCACAGTTATAGCAGCCTAGGCATTGGCATTTAAGGCTTACCCTGCCTGGAATCTAATTTTGTAAAGCACTGTTCCAGCATGCTTGATGTCAAACAATGCATCTGCTTTCCTCTGATTCACTTTTTCCTGCAACTGGTGATTGTTTTCAGTATCGAATATGTTGTCTCGGTTCTTCCCAGCTTTGAACCATTGACTTTGTTATTTGTACGACAAAAAATAGAGTCCCTAAgagatgaaaagaaaaataataatataacttTATTGTTGCCTTTTTAGGAATTTAATAAGCATGACAGAGAGCCCAATAAGTACATAAAGCACTGGAGTGGCATCAAACCAAAAACTGGTGCCAAATACACCTGCGACATTGGATATGAACGCTTCCTAGGGCCTGAGGTAATTGATTTTGCATTAATGTGTTCACCATTAACTGTGGCTTCTACAATGTAACATTTGATTTAGGTTCAAAACTTAACTGCGATCATAATTTAACTCCAATTCATGGATAAACCAGTTTGAGTTCAGGCTTTATGTTCATAAATATAACTGCTTTGTACATGATATCTCTAGTAGTTCTGATGCATTTTCTAACTAAACATTTTGATTGCACTATCATTTTAATCTAATTTCCCCACGTTGCTGTGAACCATGCAGATTTTCTTCCACCCTGAGATTTACAACAATGACTTCACCACTCCTTTGCATGTAGTTATTGACAAGTGCATCCAATCATCCCCAATTGACACAAGAAGGGCTCTTTATAAGGTTTGTGTTATCAAAATGCCGTCTTATGATTCAAAATATCACAGTGGTTCTGAGTTTCATTTTATTGGACAGAATATTGTCTTGTCCGGGGGATCAACTATGTTTAAGGATTTCCACAGGAGGCTGCAGCGGGACCTAAAAAAGATAGTGGATGCACGAGTCCTTGCATCTAATGCTCGACTTGGTGGAGATGCAAAGGTACAAACTTTTCATGTTTGCTCTGGCTCTCTCCTGATTGCAGAAGAACACTGGCCAAACCAGAAACTTTATTGTGATATTGGAACTTGGAAGCTACAGCTACATTCTGTTTATTTCAGGCCCAACCTATAGAAGTAAATGTAGTTAGCCATCCTATTCAAAGATATGCTGTCTGGTTTGGTGGTTCTGTGCTTGCCTCTACCGCTGAATTCTACGAGGTATTCAAACTTCTATTTCTATGTACAGTAGTAATGAACACTCATATCACTTGAAACTAGTGCATAGCGTTTACTTTTGCAAGTTGTTTCCAAAGCTTAAATTTTTTTGTTGGAATATATCCCCATATTCGgggtttctttttcctttttccattttAGAAATTAAAGCTAATTCTGGTAGTTTTCCCAACCAGGCTTGCCACACAAAAGCAGAGTATGAAGAGTATGGCGCAAGCATCTGCCGGACGAATCCTGTTTTCAAAGGGATGTACTAAACCACGGCGCAAAGCTTCTGTAGACATCACCAGTGGCACCCCCAACGCGATCCAGCTGCACTGCCCAGCATGGTACAACTGACGTTGGGGACCGAGGGGGATCCTGCAGTAGCCTCGCTGTTATGAGTTGTACAAATCTAGCAGGCGCATAGATAGATCCACTCTTTCGGTAATACATTCCACATGTTCATCAGTTTTTGCTAGCCTAGCAGCAAAAACAATATGACCGAACGGCATGggcaaaatatatgtttcatgCTGCTGTATAATCTTTGTTGGTGACGGTGTAGCATTACgacattgttttttttgttggtgaTTTGGTTTTGATCTTTGTATGTCTCATGCTTATTACGTAGTATTAACTCCATTCCGAAATAtgaaatataagggattttgacgaTACAAATAAATGCATagccaaaatttcttatattttgggatgaagccaaaattatttatattttgggatgaaggtagTAGTCAACTGGTCATGATCACTTTGGGATTTCCTAATTTTGACGATACATATAAATGCATAGCCAAAATtctaaaattccttatattttaggatgaaggttAACTAGTAATAATCTCTTTCCTCTGAATTGCTCCGGGATttcattttttagataatggaatataatatcccggcctttgcttAAAAAGaactacaaccaattattacaaagatcCACTCCAGAAGAGAGTGTTAGTTCAATACAAGTTGAACACACCAAATAAGAGAAGAGAGGACCCAAACtgagaaaagcaaaacaaaatgtGGAGCTAGAAGGCCTTGTCAAGGCCTAGGACTGAAGTTTGAAGCCAATGCATAGACCAATGACAATATCCTTGCACGAAGAGGTTTCTCCAAAGCGATGCCCCCAAGGAGGATGCGACGtggatcgccgccaccgcttgtTTAGAACCGaagcaaggttttcacccggagAATATGGTAGGGAAAGGAAAGGGGTATGCTAAAACAACGCCTCCAAGGAGGGGAACGACGCCAAACGGCGTCGCCGTTGTCAGCCAGCCAAATGGCTCGGCAAGGCTTTCGCCCGCGATTCCCTGTCCAAACCCACACCACCAATCCGCACAAGAAGGATCGTCGTCGGTCAACAACATTATCCCTTCAGCGATTCGGCCAAGGCCACCACCCACAGTTGTTCCTGCCCACGGTTGCTCCGGGATTTCATAATTTCTGACTCTTACTTATGTACTGCAAGTCTGAAATTGCAGGTATAGCAAAGATTTCAAGGCTTGATTTTGTTCCAACTATAGCTAATTTTGATAAGACTGCCTACGTGATGAGTTTGAAAAGAATTCAACCATGCAATGATCTCACTGCTAACCGTGCAATATGCAGAATGAGGCTAGAAATCAAGAGGCTAAAGCCACACACGAACAATTCAGAAGACTCGGTCAGGACTTGGCTGCACCAACAATTCAAAATGCAAGAACTACCAACAACCACACTGTTACTTCAGAGAAGAACCAAAGGTAAGTGCCCCTAGTATTTACATCGATGCTAACATTTGAGTTCCTCCTATGAAATTCAGGAGGGCATGCTAACCACAGATCACAGAATATGTCATTGCAAATGGTCACCAGAATGCTGGTTGAAATTAGCAGAGATCGATCGGGACTCGCTCTGGGTTCTGAGCTCTTTCTTGACCCTCAGAGAGCTTGACACCAAGCTGGCCTTTGATCCCTCCCCCAAAGGCATACAGTTTACCGGATTCCATGAGCGCGAACGTATGCGGGTATCCCATTTCTGAGTTGAGCCAATATGAAGAATTTGTTGTGCTAATCTGTACAGCCTTATCATTCAACACCTTCAGTGATTCTACCAAGCTTGGGGTAGAAAAATCTGCATCATCTGCTGCTTCCTCATCCTCCTGACAAGAAGCATATCAGGTAGaaattctttatttttcatATCATGGTAGATATTTTGCAAGAATGAATGTGATAGAATAATGATCTAACCTGGAAACCTATATTCAGGGATTCAGCGGATCCAAAGGAGTATGTATCGCCGTTATCGGAGACAACAAAGGTGGTGTATTCACCGGTGGAGACATGCACAGCCTTCACATTGCTCAATCCTTGAACCACAGTGGGGAGAACCCTGTACTCCTCATCGCCATGTCCCAAACAACCAGTATGGCCCCAACCCCAGGTGCAGACACGCCCATCGTCACCTAGAGCTGCAGCATGCCAAGTGCCAGCCGCAACTGAAACCGGATTAAAGCTCAATGTCAGGAAATGTTCAATCAACTTGGGGGTGCCCTTATTGTTTTTGCATCCGTGACCAAGCTTGCCTCCTAAACCACAGCCTACAGAATACACTGACCTGCAAAGTAGTTAGCACTGTTAATCGTCTCAAGAGAAGCTCCAAATACCAAGCACTCAAATTTGTTTCAAAGATTATCATTCAAGAATAAATGAAAAGTTGGCGCAAGAGCAAAAACTTACATTCCAGTTGGCTGGTAGGCCAACATAAGGAGATAGCAATTCCCAGCAGAAATCTGTGCAACAAGAACACCCTCAAGTGGTCCAGAGAGAAGACGAGGCTCAACATCTGAAGGATCCGAACTATGGCCAAGCCTCTCGGTTCGCCCCCACGAGATCGTGTAAACCTGACCCTCTCTAGATAGAAACGCAGAGAAGTAACCACCAATGGCTGCTTGAACTACAAACACACCCTTTAGCGACTCCACTATCTTAGGAGTGGTAATGTGATCAGCTGCATCAGAAAGCTCTTCCCACACAAAGCTACCCTTCCCAAATGCATAGACACTTCCTGTGTCACTCACAAGCATTGTCTGCCTTGATCCAACTGCAGCCTGTGTGATTTTGATGCTTTGCAAAGACCTAACAAGAAGGTGAACGTTTTACTACATTGGTAAACAATCATATATTTTATCAATATCAACACATTACCTAATAAGGCATGGCTTGAACCGATCTTCAGTATCCCCAAGGCCAAGCTGGCCCCAGCAATTAGCCCCAAATGAGTATGCATCTCCCTTTGTGGTGACAACAATACTATGGCCCGGCCCGGCGACAATCCGAGAGTAATTCCTTTCTCTAGCCACAATATACTTGAAAACAAGCTTCCAAGATCCACCACACCTCTGCTTCAGTTGCTCCCGTTCCTGCTGTGCCATTAGCTTAACCATGGGTCTTTTATGGCACATATCAAATGCCGCAACCTCTGGAAGCGATAGAGCAAAGTTTGGCTCGAAATTTGCAGGTTTACTGAAGAATGTACATGTAGCCTGAAACGACAGACATATGAGAAGCTCATCAGTAGCAGCAGCTCCTGCTAAAGCATTGAGACAGAGAGAGCATAGCTGTAGAACTTGCCTCCAGTGCAGCGAGATCTTTAGGATCTAGCTCGCAGGTGGAGAGCACATGTAGCACAATGGAGGGGCTCACAGCAAGGGGGAATTCTCCTGGGGTTTCATGACCATAGCAATGGCGCTGCGAACGTTCCAGCGCCGTGTGCAGCGGAGATGAATGGGAGGGTGGCTCATCAACAATGCCATGGAACTGCATCACAGGCGAAGTTCCACTTGCAGCTGCGTCCATTGGGCACTGCATGCTTCTTGCAGTGCCCCTCGCTGTGTGGATAAATAGGATTATGGGAGCAGAGTACTCAGTCTGACAAGAATAAAAGAAGAGAGGCAAATTACTACTACTTCACATTATAGTGCAAACCCCGGCATCACTAATAAGCAAATCATTTGCAATGGAGGTTAAATTAAAGGAAGCATTGAATTATTCGATCATGTTGGCAGTTCAGTATTTCTAAGCTGTGTTCTGCAGTAGACAGAGTGACATATTCGTCAGATAGCGCATGGACAGGAGAAAGCCTGAACCTCAATCCAAAAACAACAACACACATGAACCCTTGTTAGATCAGGAACCATCTTACAGTGGAACTCAATACTACTAAAAACAGTTAATAGCAGAAACAACACAAACaacacataaaaaataaaaattttcattCAGTAGTAAATTAGCAAAGCCTTTGCCCCCACAAAAAGAATGCCATCAGAATGAACTGCAGATGAGACTAGCACGCACAAGACAAATCCATGGATTGACCCCGGATCATGCCACCAAAGCAAGATCAACGCACAGATCAGTCTCCACCACAATGATCTTTCTCTCCGCTCATCTCCGACACGATCAACAGATGAGAAGAAGAGCGAAGCGGAAACAAGAGGATCGATCCATGATCCGATGATCGTGGCCACACAGTCTACAGTTCCACCATCCCCGATCCCCGCGCGCATCACAAAATCTCCCAAATCCGCCGCCTCAAATTCCCCCATTACAGCATCCGAATCCCCCCAACTCCTATCAAACCAAGAAcccaagaacaacaacaaaaagcaACCTTTCCTATCCCACACAGATCGGCTCAACAAGATCAGAAAAACCGATCCAATTCCACCAGATTCCCCCTCACCCCTGAACTCCTtatccccacaaaaaagaaaaaaaaatcccccaaAAATCCTCCGGGAAAATCCAGATTGAGGGCCGGCTCAGCTGCCAGTAAAGGAATCAAAACAGCACGGAATTGAGCAAAGATTCAGTGTCCGATCGTTCGTACTGGAGAATTCGTCTGGTGACGATGGGTTCATCTGATCCTCGCAAGGCTGCAGAGGCTGCAACCTCGGGGAACCGGATGTGGGgggcggtggggaggaggtggtcaccttggaggagaaaagagaggaggaagaggaagctcCTCGCCGTTATATAGACGCACGTCAGCGGGCGCCACGTCAGCGTCTTTCGTTTCGTTCCGTTCCGTTCCATATGCTTCTGTTTCCAGAGAATCCAGATGCAACGGAACTACAGATGCGATCGACTCGACTCGAGTCGGGTATCCCAACTTCCCAAAGCAGTTGATTTTTGTTGAAAAATCGGGTGGATTAGGACTTGGATTTGAAGCGTAAGAATTTCATGTAGGGTCATagaaatttcatatattttttacattgtAAATGGGTTTTAAATAAGACCTAGACAGTGTATGGCAAATGGGAAAGGGAAATGATTTCCTACCCATCTTTGAATCCTAACCGTTCATTCTCCCTctttca of the Oryza sativa Japonica Group chromosome 2, ASM3414082v1 genome contains:
- the LOC4329867 gene encoding actin-related protein 3 isoform X1, translating into MDAASRPAVVIDNGTGYTKMGFAGNVEPCFITPTVVAVNDTFAGQTRANTTKGNWMAQHSAGVMADLDFFIGEDALARSRSSNTYNLSYPIHNGQVENWDTMERFWQQCIFNYLRCDPEDHYFLLTESPLTPPETREYTGEIMFETFNVPGLYIACQPVLALAAGYTTTKCEMTGVVVDVGDGATHIVPVADGYVIGSSIRSIPITGKDVTQFIQQLLKERGEHIPPEESFDVARRVKEMYCYTCSDIVKEFNKHDREPNKYIKHWSGIKPKTGAKYTCDIGYERFLGPEIFFHPEIYNNDFTTPLHVVIDKCIQSSPIDTRRALYKVCVIKMPSYDSKYHSGSEFHFIGQNIVLSGGSTMFKDFHRRLQRDLKKIVDARVLASNARLGGDAKAQPIEVNVVSHPIQRYAVWFGGSVLASTAEFYEACHTKAEYEEYGASICRTNPVFKGMY
- the LOC4329868 gene encoding ultraviolet-B receptor UVR8 isoform X2; translated protein: MQCPMDAAASGTSPVMQFHGIVDEPPSHSSPLHTALERSQRHCYGHETPGEFPLAVSPSIVLHVLSTCELDPKDLAALEATCTFFSKPANFEPNFALSLPEVAAFDMCHKRPMVKLMAQQEREQLKQRCGGSWKLVFKYIVARERNYSRIVAGPGHSIVVTTKGDAYSFGANCWGQLGLGDTEDRFKPCLIRSLQSIKITQAAVGSRQTMLVSDTGSVYAFGKGSFVWEELSDAADHITTPKIVESLKGVFVVQAAIGGYFSAFLSREGQVYTISWGRTERLGHSSDPSDVEPRLLSGPLEGVLVAQISAGNCYLLMLAYQPTGMSVYSVGCGLGGKLGHGCKNNKGTPKLIEHFLTLSFNPVSVAAGTWHAAALGDDGRVCTWGWGHTGCLGHGDEEYRVLPTVVQGLSNVKAVHVSTGEYTTFVVSDNGDTYSFGSAESLNIGFQEDEEAADDADFSTPSLVESLKVLNDKAVQISTTNSSYWLNSEMGYPHTFALMESGKLYAFGGGIKGQLGVKLSEGQERAQNPERVPIDLC
- the LOC4329868 gene encoding ultraviolet-B receptor UVR8 isoform X1; translated protein: MNPSSPDEFSTRGTARSMQCPMDAAASGTSPVMQFHGIVDEPPSHSSPLHTALERSQRHCYGHETPGEFPLAVSPSIVLHVLSTCELDPKDLAALEATCTFFSKPANFEPNFALSLPEVAAFDMCHKRPMVKLMAQQEREQLKQRCGGSWKLVFKYIVARERNYSRIVAGPGHSIVVTTKGDAYSFGANCWGQLGLGDTEDRFKPCLIRSLQSIKITQAAVGSRQTMLVSDTGSVYAFGKGSFVWEELSDAADHITTPKIVESLKGVFVVQAAIGGYFSAFLSREGQVYTISWGRTERLGHSSDPSDVEPRLLSGPLEGVLVAQISAGNCYLLMLAYQPTGMSVYSVGCGLGGKLGHGCKNNKGTPKLIEHFLTLSFNPVSVAAGTWHAAALGDDGRVCTWGWGHTGCLGHGDEEYRVLPTVVQGLSNVKAVHVSTGEYTTFVVSDNGDTYSFGSAESLNIGFQEDEEAADDADFSTPSLVESLKVLNDKAVQISTTNSSYWLNSEMGYPHTFALMESGKLYAFGGGIKGQLGVKLSEGQERAQNPERVPIDLC